The stretch of DNA AAGCACTGGACGATTCAGCCCTTTCCCCCAAAGATGTTCCCAGGGTGGCTAGGTCTTTggggggaccccagggtcagAGGGCCAGTCGCAGCAGATCTCAATCCAACCACCAGGTGGCACTGCAACTTCACTGAGCCCTCTTTACACCGGGTCTGACCAAGCCCCCAGCTATCCCCCCCTCAGTGTTCCCTGCAGGTCCCTCAGGACCTCATCCTCTGGGAACACTTGTAGGAGCTCCTTCCTGACATGAGGACTCCCAAGAGAAGGGCCTGTCTCCTAGTGCTAGGTTCCCAGACAGGGCTGAGGGGTTCTGGCTCTCTGGGTCCCAGGGGCCTCCCACAGGGCTGGGACACTGCGTAAGGGCCAAAAGACCAGAAGGGTGGCTGGGCTGGAACCAGAACCACAGGAGCGAGTAGCTGTTCCCATAAAGGAATGGCCTTCCAGGTCTAGGGACACCTTCTCACTAAATGTACATACATGCACATCCAGAGGGCACGCTCACAAGGGCACAGGGCACTCATACAGAACCCTTGTACATGTGCGCATTCATACTCAGACATCAACCATCATGCACACACtcgcacacacagcacacacatacCTGCCTTGTACACAGACATATAAAAActcacacatgtacatacatggTAAGCTCATGCATGCATGACCCATTACACTCACCCAGACCTGTGCCCTACAAACATGCCCACAACAGTGCTGGAGGACACACATTTGGCTACGGGGCTCAGGCACACgaaacacacatatgcacatgcacactcaaCGTGACACACAACCACGTTAATGCACAGAACACACATTTTTGCGGACACCGCCGCAGCATTTGTCCCAGCAGGCGTCAGCTGGGGCCTGCTGGGCGTCTTTGGTCTGCCAAGGTCCAGCACTCACCTCTGGTTGCAGAGCTGGCATGCGAAGCAGTCGAGGTGATATACGTTGTCCCGGGCCCGCATCACCATCTCGAAGGCTGGGATCAGCTTGCTGCAGGCGGCGCAGTTTCCTGTGGTGCCGAAAAGCCTGCCAAGGGAAGGGTGCAGAGGGCTTAGGGGCCCTACTCAGGGCCCCGTGGTTCCCTACCCCCAGTGGGCTTAGCAGGTGGGCCTGGGCAAGGGGGAAGGAGCACAGAGGGCAGCATCTAGATCCTGCTAAGAGATCGGAATTCAGAGAAATTGGCCCAGCCACCCAGGGGGGAGCTCAGGAGTTGGGTGACACTGCCCATCCCCGGGGCTGAGCTGACAAGACCCCCCTCTCAGAGCCCACCCCTGGGGACCGGTTAGCATCCAGAAAGAACACTGGGCTGGGCCCCAAGCGAGGACTCCAGAGCCACACAAGCTTGAATTCAGAGGTGGCCTGCCTGCCCTCAGGCTGGTCATgggtctctctgagcctcatttatTTTGACTGTAAAATGGAGACTGAAGTGCCTCCTTCATAGCCTTGTTGTGGAAACTTCTGTAAACTCTGTCACAGACCACTTAGTGAACACTTATACAGAGGgtgtttaccatgtgccaggcactgttctgagggCTTTACTAAGATCAACTCGTTTAATCCTGACAACAACCCTACTGGAGTGATCTTTTTCTGCAACCAACTCACTGGGTGACTTGCCTAaatcccttcttccttttcctggaTCTCAGTTTATCCTTTTTTCAAAAGGGGGTGCTGGAGTAGGTGACCTGGTTCAAAGATGCTTGTAAAATAGGACTGATGCCCGAAGAAAGTTCCAAGGACACCTGGCACACGGCCTCTTTCATGCAGGCATCCCTCCTCTGAGCTGCTGGTTGTAGTGCTCTAGGGATAGGCCACCCCCTTTCTCCCCATGCAGGCCAGTCCCTGGCCGGGTGTTCTAAtggtctgagccagccaggctcctcctTGCCTCTTTTCTGCACACTGGCTGAGCAAGCCCCGAGTGAGGCGAGGGAGCTGAGAAGCGGGTGCGAGACCCTCTAATCCCTGATTTGTCCAGCTCAGGCTCAGGCGCCTGCAGATGAGCTTGGCTCCATTATTCATCAGCCTGAgctgcctggtggctcagatTAAGGCAGACAAAGGCTGGGCCACAACATCTGCCTGCCAAGGGGGGCCTCACTGCCCCCGGCCCAATGGGCAGTGGCTGCAGAGGCGGCGGGCTCAGGACAGCCATTCTCTGGGGCTAAGCAGCCTAAGGaagaccccccccaccccatccagccCAGCCCACTGACCTACCTGGCCTCAGAGTCATTCCTTGGCCTCTGCtagagcccagaaaaaaataccttcagGGGATGTCCAAAACCTTCACACTTGGAGGCCCCTTCCAGGTCATCGAGGGGTGAGTCCCCAGAAATATCCTTCCTTAACCCCTCCTCCTAGCCACAGCCCTTTCCCCCCAGCCCAGGGAAGAGCACTGAGTCACAGATCCTGGATAGTCGCTATGCTTTTAAAAACGTCTGCTGAAGGCAGAAGTTGAAAGAGAAGGCGCGGGCAGGTAAACCTCAGGCTCTTCCCGAAAGTAGGGGAGCCTCCACTGATAACCCCACCCCCTACCACAGCCCAGACCCAGTGGAGGGAGCCCCACGAAGCTCTTGCCCGACCTATTAATTAAGGAAGGCAATGGGCCTTCCTTCCTCACAAGGCCAGGCCACCACCCAGCCAAATGTAGATGCTGGGTCTCAGCCAAGGCCCCCGCGCTGTGGCCTCTTTCCAGCCTTGCTGATGTCATAAATGGCCTAAGGGAGGGTTAATTGGGGGAGACAGCCCCAGGGAATAGGATCCAGGTCGTGGGGGAGGGTGGGTTAGAGCTCCAAGGACTGCAAGCTGGGGAAGCTTCAGTCCTCACACAGAGGGACACGCTGTGGCTTGGAGAAAGTGAGAAGCCAGAAGGTTCAGAGCCAGTTCAAATCCAGGTCTTTAAGCTCCAACATCAGCGCTCCTTCTCCCAGGGTCTGGTACCTGCCGGGCTCCCCGGGCACCCGAGTGTCTAATGCCAGGGCCTGCTGGGCacggggaggaggaggcaagacTTCACCGGGCAGGAGAGGCCCACAGAAGTCAGAGCTTCCCCACCTGCTCCTGGAAGCCCTCTGAGGTGTCCCCTCCCAGATTCCAGGGATGGGGTGGGTCAGAAGCACCTGGCAAGGATGGGCAGAGCCAGCCCAGCGCTTGAGGGAAACTTGTCTCAGGGGCCCAGTGGTTGCAAAGGCTTGCTTATTAGGACCTGTGCCGGGCACCGAGGCAAGCAGGGAAATGTGGCTCTGCGGACATGCAGGGGAGCAGCGCGGGGCCAGGACGGTCATGGTCGGGGCTGGGCACACTGGGTCTAGAGGCAGGAGCTGTGCTGAGCCCCCGGGGGGCTGGGGCCAGCGGGAGGCCCACCTCAGGTAGTCGCGGCGGCACAGGATGAGGTTGGCCTTGGTGTAGAGGGTGGAGCCCACCTCGCCCAGGCGGCAGTCACAGCAGGCGCACTTGAGGCAGTCCTCGTGCCAGTACTTGTCCAGGGCCTTCAGCAGGTAGCGGTCCTTGATCTTCCGGTTGCAGCCCGCACAGCCCTTCTGCTTCCCCTTGGGCTGGACGGAGAGCATCGGCACGCCTGCAGGTGGACGCACGACAGGCAGATGCACACACGGTCGactctggggctccctgcttctccctgctgccCTCTCCAGGGCTGGGGTTCCTGGAGTCCTCACTTTCTCCTTGGcaaccaccccaccaccccagggCCTGTCCTTTGAGCTGCACGGCACAGTCTGTTCCCTGCCCTTCGGAGGTCCCTCTGGAAGCTGTGGGCAGCACCGCGAAGTACACACACAGCCCCAAGGCCCAGCCCCTCTGAGCTGTTTCTCCCCATCCGGCCACTGCCTCCTGTGTGGTCTGCTCGATGGAAGGCCTAAAAGTCTCCTCAGGGAGCCACCATCTGACTGGTTCTTTCAGTGGCCCTAAGACCGGAATCTCATAATGGGCTTGGGTCCACCAGAACTCCCAGGTCTTTCTCATATCTCAAGACTTTCTCACATTGTTTGTGCCTCTGGCCACTTGAACCTAAAAAGTCAGCCTACAGCCTCTTGGTTTACTCATGTAGAACTGTGAGGGAATCAGGAAGAAAGTGGGATGGCCCATGACACCCCCAGTGGGGAGCAGAAGCGTGCAGGGAGGCACCTGGGCCTGGCCTAGTTGGGGCTCTCCTCAGGAATGCTTCTAGCTAGATTCAAACTTCCAACCTGCCCTAGTCTGAGGGAGGGGACATTCTGAGTGTCTGAATCCTTGCTCCTTCCACCAGGACAAGAATCTCTGAGCCATGGGCCCCCTCCTGGGCCCATGCATGCTTCTCAACatacaagaaaaaatacaaagggTGGGCATTCCAGCATGGAGTTTACCAGAAGGAGAGGCTGACCTCCCAGCAGGCAGGTGTGTAACTCATGCACACCTCAGGCACACAGGTGCAGGATGCAGGCAGGtgcgcacacatacacagagggtGCAGGCAGGTGTGCACGCATACACAGGGCTCCTAGCCCCTGGCCTTGGGGCCACAAGGAGTGACCACAGGGAGCAACAGTTGAGGAGGAGGTGGGCACAGAGGTCATCCTGAGTCTGGACATCCATGCGGAGCCCTGAGGTTTGAATGCGGTGAAGACTGCTTGGATGGAAATGCAGGGAGTCTCAGGGTCCAGAC from Canis lupus dingo isolate Sandy chromosome 21, ASM325472v2, whole genome shotgun sequence encodes:
- the LMO1 gene encoding rhombotin-1 isoform X3; amino-acid sequence: MLSVQPKGKQKGCAGCNRKIKDRYLLKALDKYWHEDCLKCACCDCRLGEVGSTLYTKANLILCRRDYLRLFGTTGNCAACSKLIPAFEMVMRARDNVYHLDCFACQLCNQRFCVGDKFFLKNNMILCQMDYEEGQLNGTFESQVQ
- the LMO1 gene encoding rhombotin-1 isoform X2; translation: MVLEQEDGVPMLSVQPKGKQKGCAGCNRKIKDRYLLKALDKYWHEDCLKCACCDCRLGEVGSTLYTKANLILCRRDYLRLFGTTGNCAACSKLIPAFEMVMRARDNVYHLDCFACQLCNQRFCVGDKFFLKNNMILCQMDYEEGQLNGTFESQVQ
- the LMO1 gene encoding rhombotin-1 isoform X1; amino-acid sequence: MMVLDKEDGVPMLSVQPKGKQKGCAGCNRKIKDRYLLKALDKYWHEDCLKCACCDCRLGEVGSTLYTKANLILCRRDYLRLFGTTGNCAACSKLIPAFEMVMRARDNVYHLDCFACQLCNQRFCVGDKFFLKNNMILCQMDYEEGQLNGTFESQVQ